In Amycolatopsis endophytica, the following are encoded in one genomic region:
- a CDS encoding IclR family transcriptional regulator, with amino-acid sequence MRHTSAQAPSVVDRVLDVLAAFTPDRPALTLSELSRRTGLPLSTTHRIVGELARRGALERQDDGRYRVGLWLWEVASLSPRGPVLRDAAMPFLEDLYEATHENVQLAVLDVPDVVYVERISGRNAVSIVSRPGGRLAAHATGVGLVLLAHAPAEVQEQVLAAPLRRYTGKTITSAEELRRVLADVRRDGYVISDRQVEMVSLSVAAPVHGADDTVVAAISIVIPASGPDPRSMVPAVRAAARGISRTLGAPRALRQPS; translated from the coding sequence ATGCGGCACACTTCGGCGCAGGCGCCTTCCGTCGTCGATCGCGTGCTCGACGTGCTGGCCGCGTTCACCCCGGACCGGCCCGCACTGACCCTGTCCGAGCTGAGCCGCCGCACCGGCCTGCCGCTGTCGACGACCCACCGGATCGTCGGCGAGCTGGCCCGGCGCGGCGCTCTGGAGCGGCAGGACGACGGGCGCTACCGGGTCGGGTTGTGGTTGTGGGAGGTCGCGTCGCTGTCGCCGCGTGGCCCGGTGCTGCGCGACGCCGCGATGCCCTTCCTGGAGGACCTCTACGAGGCCACGCACGAGAACGTCCAGCTCGCGGTGCTGGACGTGCCCGACGTGGTCTACGTCGAGCGGATCTCCGGGCGCAACGCGGTCAGCATCGTGTCCCGCCCCGGCGGACGGCTGGCCGCGCACGCGACCGGGGTCGGGCTGGTGCTGCTCGCGCACGCTCCGGCGGAGGTCCAGGAGCAGGTGCTGGCCGCGCCGCTGCGCCGGTACACCGGCAAGACGATCACCTCGGCCGAAGAGCTGCGGCGCGTACTGGCCGACGTCCGGCGCGACGGCTACGTGATCAGCGACCGGCAGGTCGAGATGGTGTCGCTGTCGGTCGCCGCGCCGGTCCACGGCGCGGACGACACCGTGGTCGCCGCGATTTCGATCGTCATCCCCGCCTCGGGGCCGGACCCGCGGTCGATGGTGCCCGCGGTGCGGGCCGCCGCGCGGGGGATCTCGCGGACGCTGGGGGCTCCCCGCGCGCTACGACAACCCAGTTAG
- a CDS encoding LLM class flavin-dependent oxidoreductase yields the protein MSHTSLPSFGIATYPQQVGYDDVLRVWREADAIPEIEHAWLFDHLMPIWGPPDGPIFEGWTLLSAMAAQTERMRLGLLVTSNRFRPPAMLAKIATTVDVVSGGRLDFGIGAGSRQSVPMARREYDAHGLPYHDADHAVAALGEACTVIRKLWTEEVPFDFHGEHVRLTSAFANPKPVQRPHPPIMIGGRASGTLRVVAEHADLWNIPGGGDIDDLVGRSKLLDRFCAEIGRDPREITRSIALPVSYDQPETTRAKIREATGAGFTHVVLGLADPYPEGVAKWVADELIAKL from the coding sequence ATGTCGCACACATCCCTGCCCAGTTTCGGCATCGCGACCTACCCGCAGCAGGTCGGCTACGACGATGTGCTGCGGGTCTGGCGCGAGGCCGACGCGATCCCGGAGATCGAGCACGCCTGGCTGTTCGACCACCTCATGCCGATCTGGGGCCCTCCGGACGGGCCGATCTTCGAAGGCTGGACGCTGCTGTCGGCGATGGCCGCCCAGACCGAGCGGATGCGCCTCGGCCTGCTCGTGACCAGCAACCGGTTCCGGCCGCCCGCGATGCTCGCCAAGATCGCCACCACGGTGGACGTCGTCTCCGGCGGACGGCTCGATTTCGGCATCGGCGCCGGCTCCCGTCAGAGCGTCCCGATGGCCCGGCGCGAGTACGACGCGCACGGCCTGCCCTATCACGACGCGGACCACGCCGTGGCCGCGCTCGGCGAGGCGTGCACGGTCATCCGGAAGCTGTGGACCGAGGAGGTCCCGTTCGACTTCCACGGCGAGCACGTGCGGCTCACCAGCGCGTTCGCCAACCCCAAGCCCGTCCAGCGCCCGCACCCGCCCATCATGATCGGCGGCCGCGCGTCGGGAACGCTGCGGGTGGTCGCCGAGCACGCCGACCTGTGGAACATCCCGGGCGGCGGCGACATCGACGATCTGGTGGGGCGCAGCAAGCTCCTGGACCGCTTCTGCGCCGAGATCGGCCGCGATCCCCGCGAGATCACCCGCTCGATCGCCCTGCCCGTGTCCTACGACCAGCCGGAGACGACCCGCGCCAAGATCCGCGAAGCGACCGGCGCCGGGTTCACCCACGTCGTGCTCGGCCTCGCCGATCCCTATCCGGAGGGCGTCGCGAAGTGGGTCGCCGACGAGCTGATCGCGAAGCTCTAA
- a CDS encoding 5-methyltetrahydropteroyltriglutamate--homocysteine S-methyltransferase has product MTVRTTPPFRADHVGSLLRPAELHRAREDFARGAIGAGDLKAAEDSAIRDVVAMQRAAGLRSATDGEFRRASWHMDFIYQLDGISRSDEKLHVQFHNAAGDIEFSPAGLKVDGKVGLSGTIFGDHFTFLKSIVDQTQTPKQTIPSPSMIYYRGGRRAVSEQVYPDLEDFYTDLAAAYAKQIAGMAELGCTYLQLDDTSLAYLNDPAQRRMVAEMGGDPDKQHVRNIKTMNAALAGRPEGLTVTTHLCRGNFRSSWVASGGYDFVADALFNELDVDGYFLEFDDERSGGFEPLRFVPKGKYVVLGLVTTKRGELETVDSLRRRIDQAARYVDLDQLCLSGQCGFSSTEEGNDLTPGEQKAKLERIVETAELVWGR; this is encoded by the coding sequence ATGACTGTGCGCACGACACCGCCGTTTCGCGCCGACCACGTGGGCAGCCTGCTGCGCCCCGCCGAACTGCACCGGGCTCGTGAGGACTTCGCCCGCGGCGCGATCGGCGCCGGGGACCTCAAGGCCGCCGAGGACTCCGCGATCCGCGACGTGGTCGCGATGCAGCGTGCGGCCGGGCTCCGTTCGGCCACCGACGGCGAGTTCCGCCGGGCCTCGTGGCACATGGACTTCATCTACCAGCTCGACGGCATCTCACGCAGCGACGAGAAGCTGCACGTCCAGTTCCACAACGCGGCCGGGGACATCGAATTCAGCCCCGCGGGCCTGAAAGTCGACGGCAAGGTCGGCCTGTCCGGCACGATCTTCGGCGACCACTTCACGTTCCTCAAGTCCATTGTGGACCAGACGCAGACGCCGAAGCAGACCATCCCCTCGCCCAGTATGATCTACTACCGGGGCGGCAGGCGAGCCGTGTCCGAGCAGGTCTACCCCGACCTGGAGGACTTCTACACCGACCTCGCCGCGGCCTACGCGAAGCAGATCGCCGGCATGGCCGAGCTGGGCTGCACCTACCTGCAGCTCGACGACACCAGCCTCGCCTACCTCAACGACCCGGCGCAGCGGCGGATGGTCGCCGAGATGGGCGGCGACCCGGACAAGCAGCACGTGCGCAACATCAAGACGATGAACGCCGCGCTGGCCGGCCGCCCCGAGGGCCTGACCGTGACCACGCACCTGTGCCGCGGCAACTTCCGCTCGTCGTGGGTCGCCTCCGGCGGGTACGACTTCGTCGCCGACGCGCTCTTCAACGAGCTGGACGTGGACGGGTACTTCCTGGAGTTCGACGACGAGCGCTCCGGCGGGTTCGAGCCGCTGCGGTTCGTGCCGAAGGGCAAGTACGTCGTGCTCGGCCTGGTCACCACCAAGCGGGGCGAGCTGGAGACGGTCGACTCGCTGCGGCGGCGCATCGACCAGGCCGCCCGGTACGTCGATCTGGACCAGCTGTGCCTGTCCGGGCAGTGCGGGTTCTCCTCCACGGAGGAGGGCAACGACCTCACACCCGGCGAGCAGAAGGCGAAGCTGGAGCGGATCGTGGAGACCGCCGAACTCGTGTGGGGTCGTTAG
- a CDS encoding beta-ketoacyl synthase N-terminal-like domain-containing protein: MDSRQMAICGIGAVTGYGWGRELLWDGLTSGKPAAGLESGYGPQPDEPGWVAKVTDGGHPMDGPSRFARAMRAAAREAIADAGERGWQPGKRVGLLHAVVLGEVDLWRQFYLDRGGDVRPREYLGLMPSTPMSTFMQEYGFHGPAMNVSAMCASGNAGLLTAKAWLDAGIVDDVVFVATDISATPENVRHFVRLGVAVTDTEPLEACRPFQEGSLGFLMGEASVAFVLSRNAVRPYALTLGGAMSHDGYHVTSVDPDLGQVRGCFRDALANAGVPASAIRYLNAHGPGTKQCDTAEAAILEQEFGPEAGVYSVKPLTGHCQGAASAVEVSVAALGYDRGFVPAPIRVAPGHPQLLTGRVPVGDGLTAKSSLGMGGHNSVVVLAPPA; this comes from the coding sequence ATGGACTCGCGGCAAATGGCAATCTGCGGAATCGGAGCGGTCACCGGCTACGGATGGGGCCGGGAGTTGTTGTGGGACGGGCTGACCTCGGGAAAGCCCGCGGCGGGACTGGAATCCGGTTACGGACCGCAACCGGATGAGCCCGGCTGGGTCGCGAAGGTGACCGACGGCGGTCACCCGATGGACGGACCGAGCCGGTTCGCCAGGGCGATGCGGGCCGCGGCCAGGGAGGCGATAGCCGACGCGGGGGAGCGCGGCTGGCAGCCCGGCAAGCGGGTCGGACTGCTGCATGCGGTGGTGCTCGGCGAGGTGGACCTGTGGCGGCAGTTCTACCTCGACCGGGGCGGCGACGTGCGGCCCCGCGAGTATCTGGGGCTGATGCCCTCCACCCCGATGTCGACCTTCATGCAGGAGTACGGCTTCCACGGCCCGGCGATGAACGTGTCCGCGATGTGCGCCTCCGGCAACGCCGGGCTGCTCACCGCGAAGGCGTGGCTGGACGCCGGCATCGTGGACGACGTGGTGTTCGTCGCGACCGACATCTCCGCGACACCGGAGAACGTGCGGCACTTCGTGCGACTCGGCGTGGCGGTCACCGACACCGAACCGCTCGAAGCGTGCCGTCCCTTCCAGGAGGGCAGCCTCGGGTTCCTGATGGGTGAGGCGTCGGTGGCGTTCGTGTTGTCGCGCAACGCCGTCCGGCCCTACGCGCTCACCCTGGGCGGCGCGATGTCGCACGACGGGTACCACGTGACCTCGGTGGACCCGGACCTCGGCCAGGTCCGCGGCTGCTTCCGGGACGCGCTGGCCAACGCGGGGGTGCCCGCCTCGGCCATCCGGTACCTCAACGCGCACGGGCCGGGCACGAAGCAGTGCGACACCGCCGAAGCGGCGATCCTGGAGCAGGAGTTCGGGCCGGAGGCCGGGGTGTACTCGGTCAAACCGCTGACCGGGCACTGCCAGGGCGCGGCCTCGGCGGTCGAGGTGTCGGTCGCGGCGCTCGGCTACGACCGCGGGTTCGTTCCGGCGCCGATCCGGGTGGCGCCGGGACATCCGCAGCTGCTCACCGGCCGCGTGCCGGTCGGTGACGGCCTGACCGCCAAGTCGTCGCTCGGCATGGGCGGCCACAACTCGGTGGTCGTGCTCGCCCCGCCCGCCTGA